From one Vallitalea okinawensis genomic stretch:
- a CDS encoding fibronectin type III domain-containing protein, translating to MNKKFLSYLLAMVLTFSSLVMPVYAEELDKDADAIIYVDANTVLESDYRGVGVQWDPSDPTIRDYTAEEWQMITERLDFMKPPIVRSIFQARWYARPSTTTSSSIEYYWENEDAEGNNSTWLGEDGQVSNEMKRMYAILDYCQANDIEVIFGEWAKSDQYPLEMTSTTDPKWAEMIVECLDYLINVKGYTCIKYYNFINEPNWDWGISDDEGSDKWSIWAIGVTQLHNKMLERGLGDQVKIIGPDTTGGDNWIDLVAQNLGHIVDTYDVHKYASFNDVLSGGIEEAVAAKKEDYQTKDPYGGENKQYIMGEAGLTDGKTENDQQPNVREFIYGVHMSDYTIQTMRGGQAGIIMWDLDDSMHRKDAYDENSPLKVWGFWNSLSEYNEQDLRPWFYPISLMANYFPRGSEILYTTKSGDSYVRATAAKIADGNGKYDLSFAVVNNQDESRKINLMVPAAEEVVTFNVYQYYDGDMKTNAEGYPVVSETVTNVDLANGYEITMPSRGTVILTTLEGGSSISLDPTAEIPDIPDEASMKDYRYSISDDLADWSKVESHSDGWAFDNGNVQYFEGDSTRIKRTWDAEQDVVYKLEDINDFTARVYYDPGVIAFDNTVKFYSSPDGMTWSELAITMDTPLNTGDGWHRVNFKPAAGVPEGTGYLKILFLPDGDSGNDSNSWTPQLAYVNITREVLKDDIENYDKMYDHGSFMFDDSNAHYFHGDTTRIKRAEDSDQSVIYRMKDMGDFKIRVYYENYIDGKVKFEVSSDGESWTDLKTQHGEEEFAAEIWYGTTFTPDESLPIDTNYLKITFLTDGNPWQPQLTDVMIIPARMINDQLYDTSQLYAYSDGWQVDQENTHLFDDDEARLKRGWDGSEEVIYNLANLSSFKARVYFDPDVVGIDDTVKIYTSSDAVTWSELGVDHDEPTSTSDNWYKTNYTPAESIPEGSNFLKIEFYGDGSKEGNAWSPQLGEVKVISGETEDHTPPTIPTNLNATYGATHVDLTWDPSTDNIELKEYRIYDGDEQVATSTEPSIKIENLKPESEHAYTVKAVDASGNISDASEIVRVTMRNLVSIDEVEFMDYKGNIVDSLEHLEFVRAEIKITNNNFYDTSATTILALYNTKNQLERISFIEKELKVGETLSMNAGFDLPQNTKGYKVKAFVWDSLMNMEPLSYTYEITNN from the coding sequence TTATAGGGGAGTAGGGGTACAATGGGATCCATCGGATCCAACTATCCGTGATTATACCGCTGAAGAGTGGCAGATGATTACTGAAAGGCTTGATTTTATGAAACCACCAATCGTAAGGAGCATATTTCAAGCTAGGTGGTATGCAAGACCTTCTACAACTACAAGCAGCAGTATCGAATACTACTGGGAGAATGAAGATGCTGAGGGGAATAACTCAACCTGGTTAGGAGAAGATGGTCAAGTAAGCAATGAGATGAAGAGAATGTATGCTATCTTGGATTATTGTCAAGCCAATGATATTGAGGTAATCTTTGGCGAATGGGCAAAGTCAGATCAATACCCGCTGGAAATGACTTCAACGACTGATCCAAAGTGGGCAGAGATGATAGTGGAGTGTCTAGATTACCTGATTAATGTAAAAGGTTATACTTGTATAAAATACTATAACTTCATCAATGAACCTAATTGGGATTGGGGTATATCTGATGATGAGGGCAGTGACAAATGGTCTATTTGGGCCATAGGTGTTACACAACTTCATAACAAAATGCTAGAAAGAGGATTAGGTGATCAAGTTAAGATCATAGGTCCTGATACCACTGGTGGTGATAATTGGATTGATTTAGTTGCACAAAACTTAGGACATATAGTAGATACTTATGATGTTCACAAGTACGCTTCTTTTAATGATGTGTTAAGCGGTGGTATTGAAGAAGCTGTAGCAGCTAAAAAAGAGGACTATCAAACAAAGGACCCTTATGGTGGTGAAAACAAACAATATATTATGGGGGAAGCTGGTTTAACAGATGGTAAGACAGAAAATGATCAGCAACCTAATGTACGAGAATTCATTTATGGTGTGCATATGTCAGATTATACCATCCAAACCATGAGAGGTGGTCAAGCTGGGATTATTATGTGGGATTTAGATGATTCCATGCACCGTAAAGATGCCTACGATGAAAACTCACCATTAAAAGTATGGGGGTTTTGGAACTCACTATCGGAATATAATGAGCAAGATTTAAGGCCTTGGTTTTATCCAATATCTTTAATGGCTAACTATTTTCCAAGAGGATCAGAGATTTTATATACCACTAAATCAGGCGATAGTTATGTAAGAGCTACTGCAGCGAAAATTGCAGATGGCAATGGAAAATATGATTTAAGTTTTGCTGTAGTTAACAACCAAGATGAAAGTAGAAAAATCAATTTGATGGTTCCGGCAGCAGAAGAGGTGGTAACCTTCAATGTCTATCAATATTATGATGGTGACATGAAAACCAATGCAGAAGGTTATCCAGTTGTTAGTGAAACAGTCACAAACGTGGATTTAGCCAATGGTTACGAAATAACCATGCCTAGCAGAGGTACAGTTATTCTCACAACACTGGAAGGTGGTTCATCTATTTCACTAGATCCTACAGCAGAAATTCCTGACATACCTGATGAAGCATCCATGAAGGATTATCGTTATAGCATTTCAGATGATTTGGCAGATTGGAGTAAAGTTGAATCTCATTCTGATGGCTGGGCATTTGATAATGGAAACGTACAATATTTTGAAGGTGATTCAACAAGGATTAAGAGAACCTGGGATGCTGAGCAAGATGTAGTCTATAAGCTGGAAGATATCAACGACTTTACAGCAAGAGTGTATTATGATCCTGGTGTCATCGCTTTTGATAACACAGTTAAATTCTATTCTTCACCAGATGGCATGACATGGTCAGAGCTTGCAATAACAATGGATACGCCATTGAATACAGGTGATGGATGGCATCGAGTGAATTTTAAACCAGCTGCAGGTGTACCAGAGGGGACAGGGTATTTAAAAATTCTATTCCTTCCAGATGGTGATAGTGGTAATGATAGTAACTCATGGACACCACAGCTAGCTTATGTGAATATTACAAGGGAAGTATTGAAGGATGACATTGAAAATTATGATAAAATGTATGACCATGGGTCCTTTATGTTTGATGATTCAAATGCTCATTATTTTCATGGAGATACAACTAGGATAAAAAGAGCGGAAGATAGTGATCAAAGTGTTATCTATCGTATGAAAGATATGGGAGATTTCAAGATAAGGGTATACTATGAGAATTATATTGACGGGAAAGTGAAATTTGAGGTGTCTTCAGATGGAGAATCATGGACAGATCTTAAGACTCAGCATGGAGAAGAAGAATTTGCAGCCGAAATATGGTATGGTACAACTTTTACACCTGATGAATCATTGCCAATAGACACAAACTATCTAAAAATAACTTTTCTAACAGATGGTAACCCTTGGCAACCTCAGTTGACCGATGTCATGATTATACCAGCAAGAATGATTAATGATCAATTGTACGATACAAGTCAATTATATGCTTATTCTGATGGCTGGCAAGTTGATCAAGAGAATACACATCTCTTTGATGACGATGAAGCAAGGTTAAAGAGAGGCTGGGATGGATCGGAAGAAGTTATCTACAATTTAGCTAATCTATCCAGCTTTAAAGCAAGAGTATACTTTGATCCAGATGTTGTGGGTATTGATGATACCGTAAAAATATATACCTCATCAGATGCTGTAACATGGTCAGAATTAGGTGTTGACCATGATGAACCTACTAGCACCAGTGATAATTGGTATAAAACTAACTATACACCAGCAGAGTCTATTCCAGAAGGTTCTAATTTCTTAAAGATTGAATTTTATGGAGATGGAAGTAAAGAAGGTAATGCGTGGTCACCTCAATTAGGTGAGGTAAAAGTCATATCAGGTGAAACAGAAGATCATACACCACCAACAATACCGACAAACCTGAATGCAACCTATGGAGCCACACATGTTGACCTGACTTGGGATCCTTCAACTGATAATATTGAACTAAAAGAATACCGTATTTACGATGGTGATGAGCAAGTTGCAACGTCTACAGAACCATCTATTAAAATTGAAAACTTGAAGCCTGAATCTGAACATGCCTATACAGTCAAAGCTGTAGATGCATCTGGTAATATCTCTGATGCAAGTGAAATAGTTAGGGTTACAATGCGTAACTTGGTATCTATAGATGAAGTAGAATTTATGGATTACAAAGGAAATATTGTGGACAGTCTAGAACATTTGGAATTTGTACGAGCCGAAATTAAAATAACGAATAACAATTTTTATGATACATCAGCAACGACGATATTAGCTTTATATAATACTAAAAACCAATTAGAGAGAATTTCTTTCATTGAAAAAGAATTAAAGGTTGGAGAGACACTTTCAATGAATGCTGGATTCGATTTACCTCAAAATACTAAAGGATATAAAGTAAAAGCTTTTGTATGGGATAGTTTAATGAATATGGAGCCATTGAGTTATACCTATGAAATAACAAATAACTAA
- a CDS encoding S-layer homology domain-containing protein has translation MNTFKRYINKILILVLTCSILIAYSTEIQASTGSGTLSDTNIKYFGRWDYSDGQVFRNYWGGAYFKVNFTGTTVQIQLASEVDLYINIDGNASYIDDANGTVNLTPEPLSSGEHTLMVASRYHDDLFEFKGLILDANATTIASDVSSTIIEFAGDSITAGYKLSQQAISDYAWLTAEQLGYEHTQIAFSGINLEDDWSASYVESKIGLSKQFFKLENAYYQDARDWDFNLYQPKMVVVNIGTNDHFMNVPESTFESTYITFLENIRRQYGKAEILVLRPFGGYMEDSTLKAVNARLSSGDLKVHYIDTTGWLDSSDFPADDYVHPTDNAHIKIANQLAPVIESFLLKEPGEEESNILSTNTKVLSNGQVLISGRLATGVGQMVTVKVLNPNDGIEYLDQTLTNEGGSFEFAYQNPAMNNGAIYTVEISAYGESKPITTTFQFQRGSSSIGDDDDDENEKKDKQKISSGQSEMTLPHPTFDASKGVAKVDVSTEIIKDAFDAAEADKYGIKKIKLEIPKVSEAETYLVELPGDELISGTSFEVLQLKTNIGTVTVPTNMMEGIIKHADSITIAIDQSGKDNISPQVMSKIGDRPIVNIDVEVDGNKVSWQNEKAPIEIAIPYIPTETELINPEHILIYYITEDGNEVPIRSGKYDDASGTVTFKTNHLSKFAVAYVMKTFNDVSDYPWVKREIEVLASRGIINGTSEVTFAPSENIKRADFICLLVSALELDADVNDNFSDVKQSDYYYRAVGIAKKLGITSGIGDNKFNPEASIMRQDMMVLTSRALKVAGITLDNDSDNDSNKFKDQKDISPYALEHILPLVNEGIVMGDGEHLDPLKALTRAETASIIYKVYRMLND, from the coding sequence ATGAATACTTTTAAGAGGTATATAAATAAAATTCTAATATTGGTACTAACATGTAGTATATTAATAGCTTATAGCACAGAGATTCAAGCATCTACGGGGAGTGGGACATTGAGTGATACAAATATTAAATACTTTGGTCGTTGGGATTATAGCGATGGGCAAGTCTTTAGAAACTATTGGGGTGGTGCCTACTTCAAAGTTAATTTTACTGGCACAACAGTTCAGATTCAATTAGCAAGTGAAGTTGATTTATATATCAATATTGATGGGAATGCATCCTATATCGATGATGCCAATGGTACCGTCAACTTAACCCCTGAACCTCTTTCATCAGGAGAACATACATTAATGGTTGCATCAAGATACCATGATGATCTCTTTGAATTTAAAGGGTTAATACTCGATGCAAATGCAACTACTATTGCTTCTGATGTTAGCTCCACGATCATTGAATTTGCAGGTGATTCCATTACTGCTGGATACAAGCTCTCCCAACAAGCCATATCCGATTATGCATGGTTAACTGCAGAGCAGCTTGGGTACGAGCATACTCAAATAGCTTTTTCTGGTATTAATCTGGAAGATGATTGGTCTGCCAGCTATGTGGAATCAAAGATTGGACTAAGTAAGCAATTCTTTAAGCTAGAAAACGCTTATTATCAAGACGCAAGAGACTGGGATTTCAATCTTTATCAACCTAAGATGGTTGTCGTAAATATTGGTACAAACGATCATTTTATGAATGTACCAGAATCAACATTTGAAAGTACTTACATTACTTTCCTTGAAAATATCCGTCGTCAATATGGAAAAGCTGAAATTTTAGTGTTGAGACCTTTTGGTGGATATATGGAAGATTCTACTTTAAAAGCAGTTAATGCGCGATTAAGCTCAGGTGATCTTAAAGTGCATTATATTGATACCACTGGTTGGCTTGATAGTAGTGATTTTCCAGCAGATGATTATGTCCATCCGACAGATAATGCTCATATTAAAATAGCTAATCAGCTTGCACCCGTTATTGAATCTTTTTTATTAAAAGAACCTGGAGAAGAAGAAAGTAATATCTTATCTACCAATACAAAGGTATTAAGTAATGGACAAGTACTTATATCAGGAAGACTAGCAACTGGGGTAGGACAGATGGTCACAGTGAAAGTGCTGAATCCCAATGATGGTATTGAATACTTGGATCAAACCTTGACAAATGAAGGTGGTAGTTTTGAATTTGCTTATCAGAATCCGGCTATGAACAACGGTGCTATCTATACTGTTGAAATAAGTGCTTATGGAGAATCAAAGCCCATTACCACAACCTTTCAATTTCAAAGAGGCTCCAGTAGTATTGGAGATGACGACGATGATGAGAATGAAAAGAAAGATAAGCAGAAAATTTCATCAGGTCAGTCAGAAATGACCTTACCTCATCCTACATTTGATGCTTCAAAAGGAGTGGCTAAGGTAGATGTTAGTACAGAAATAATAAAAGATGCATTTGATGCAGCAGAAGCTGATAAGTATGGTATCAAGAAAATAAAATTAGAAATACCAAAGGTGAGTGAGGCTGAAACATATTTGGTAGAGCTACCAGGTGATGAACTTATTTCAGGGACATCTTTTGAAGTGCTACAACTAAAAACTAATATTGGTACTGTTACAGTGCCAACTAATATGATGGAAGGTATTATCAAACATGCCGATAGTATCACCATAGCTATTGATCAATCAGGTAAAGACAATATCAGCCCCCAAGTGATGAGTAAAATAGGTGACCGACCTATTGTTAATATTGATGTAGAAGTGGATGGTAATAAGGTAAGTTGGCAAAACGAAAAGGCTCCCATTGAGATTGCGATACCATACATCCCAACAGAAACAGAATTAATAAATCCTGAGCATATTCTTATTTACTATATCACTGAAGATGGGAATGAAGTGCCTATAAGAAGTGGGAAATATGATGATGCTTCAGGTACGGTTACCTTTAAAACCAACCATTTAAGTAAGTTTGCAGTGGCTTATGTTATGAAGACTTTTAATGATGTATCTGATTATCCATGGGTAAAGCGGGAAATAGAAGTATTAGCTTCAAGGGGTATTATTAATGGTACATCGGAAGTGACATTTGCACCATCAGAAAACATTAAAAGAGCAGATTTTATTTGTTTGCTTGTCAGTGCATTGGAACTGGATGCAGATGTGAACGATAATTTTTCTGATGTGAAACAATCGGATTATTATTATAGGGCTGTTGGAATTGCAAAAAAATTGGGTATCACTTCTGGAATTGGAGATAATAAGTTTAATCCTGAGGCAAGTATAATGAGACAGGATATGATGGTACTCACTTCAAGGGCTTTAAAGGTAGCTGGTATCACTTTAGACAATGACTCCGACAATGACTCCAATAAGTTTAAAGACCAGAAGGATATATCACCCTATGCATTAGAGCATATACTGCCATTAGTCAATGAAGGCATTGTTATGGGAGATGGTGAGCATCTTGATCCACTAAAAGCATTAACACGAGCAGAAACAGCAAGTATTATTTATAAAGTCTATCGTATGTTGAATGACTGA
- a CDS encoding ABC transporter substrate-binding protein: MGSKFKKTVALLLVLSMNIALFAGCTGEEVKTNEQEQVQQDRQKEGTQDDDQKDVTLNVMHWRVEDAEVFDRLNEQFNQEYPNVKIEMDPVPTKNYANAVTVRLASGEADIVGVDPLGQLINKIPAILKGNALYDLTGQEFLDNYNPSIWGDNAVYEGKVLAVPTSLNTVVVFYNKDLFKELNLEIPKTYAEFIEACEVIKAEGIDPIGFGGKDGWPVNVDMIGVEGAIVRSENPDFYKQLATGETKFTDPLFVEVLSKLKEISKYFEEDSMGVAYDDVPVLFSQKKVAMILDGSWSAANIQMLGTDFEVGVFLFPGSDNVDPANYVPVKYGLCWAISNESENKEAALKYLEFLSRPDVYADYITSVNQMPTQDGITFTDPLLTEVAGLLGNNIEFVDQVYPPGSNIDPWQSLQAMIIGAKTPEEVAKEMQDKVDSMQ; this comes from the coding sequence ATGGGTAGTAAGTTTAAGAAAACAGTGGCTCTTTTATTAGTATTGAGCATGAATATAGCTCTCTTTGCTGGATGTACAGGTGAAGAGGTGAAAACTAATGAGCAAGAACAAGTGCAGCAAGATAGGCAAAAAGAAGGAACACAAGATGACGATCAAAAAGATGTGACTCTAAACGTGATGCATTGGAGAGTTGAGGATGCTGAGGTATTTGATCGGTTAAATGAACAATTTAATCAAGAATATCCTAATGTAAAAATTGAAATGGACCCTGTCCCAACTAAAAACTACGCAAATGCAGTTACAGTAAGACTAGCATCAGGTGAAGCAGATATTGTTGGTGTTGATCCACTTGGTCAGTTAATTAATAAGATACCAGCAATCCTTAAAGGAAATGCCTTATATGATTTAACTGGTCAAGAGTTTTTAGATAACTATAACCCATCTATCTGGGGGGATAATGCTGTCTATGAAGGTAAAGTACTTGCGGTACCTACATCGTTGAATACAGTAGTTGTATTCTATAACAAGGATCTCTTTAAGGAGTTAAATTTAGAGATTCCAAAGACTTATGCTGAGTTCATTGAAGCATGCGAAGTAATTAAAGCAGAAGGAATTGACCCTATAGGCTTTGGTGGAAAAGACGGATGGCCAGTCAATGTTGATATGATCGGTGTAGAAGGTGCCATCGTTAGAAGTGAGAATCCAGACTTCTATAAGCAATTAGCAACTGGAGAAACGAAATTCACTGATCCACTGTTTGTTGAGGTATTATCTAAGCTGAAAGAGATCTCCAAGTACTTTGAAGAGGATTCAATGGGAGTTGCCTATGATGATGTACCTGTATTATTCTCGCAAAAGAAAGTGGCTATGATTCTTGATGGATCATGGAGTGCAGCAAACATTCAAATGTTAGGAACAGATTTTGAAGTAGGTGTATTCTTATTCCCAGGATCTGATAATGTTGATCCAGCTAACTATGTACCTGTCAAATACGGTCTATGTTGGGCTATTAGTAATGAATCTGAAAATAAAGAAGCGGCATTAAAATATCTTGAATTCTTATCACGACCAGATGTTTATGCAGATTATATAACATCTGTTAATCAAATGCCAACTCAAGACGGTATCACTTTTACAGATCCATTATTAACAGAAGTTGCAGGATTACTTGGAAATAATATAGAATTTGTAGACCAAGTTTATCCTCCAGGAAGTAATATTGATCCATGGCAATCTCTACAAGCTATGATCATTGGTGCTAAAACACCAGAAGAAGTAGCTAAAGAAATGCAAGATAAAGTTGATAGTATGCAATAA
- a CDS encoding carbohydrate ABC transporter permease, which produces MIRTTQKNNWSPHIGILPGVALFIIFVIIPTFYNFYFALTDYNGFPNSEVNVIGFKNFIDAFTINKDITMNALKNSLIYATLITSIQNIVAVVIAIMLTFKIKNSNFFRGLYFFPNVLGAFIIASIWSLLMNPNFGPVSKLFELVGMKVNLLGNPNLSIYAVIFVQVWASMGYAMIIYYTNVKSIPSDSLEASDIDGANTLQKIKHIILPLLMPSFTINILLSLIGSLKLFELIFIMTTGGPARSSENLPVLIFNEAFSFGKHGYAAALNVIQFFMILGISVVIMLLLRRREVEY; this is translated from the coding sequence GTGATTCGTACAACTCAGAAAAATAATTGGAGTCCTCACATTGGTATTTTACCAGGTGTCGCATTATTCATAATATTCGTAATCATACCTACATTTTATAATTTCTATTTTGCTTTGACAGATTACAACGGATTTCCGAATTCTGAAGTCAACGTCATAGGCTTTAAGAATTTTATTGATGCTTTTACGATTAATAAAGACATAACCATGAATGCATTAAAAAATTCGCTAATATATGCAACTTTGATTACATCTATACAAAATATAGTAGCAGTTGTCATTGCTATTATGTTAACTTTTAAAATTAAAAATAGTAACTTTTTTAGGGGACTATATTTCTTTCCAAATGTGCTAGGTGCATTTATCATCGCAAGTATATGGAGTTTACTTATGAATCCTAATTTTGGACCAGTGAGTAAGTTATTTGAATTAGTAGGCATGAAGGTAAATCTCTTAGGCAATCCTAACCTATCGATTTACGCAGTTATCTTTGTTCAGGTTTGGGCTTCCATGGGGTATGCAATGATCATCTATTACACGAATGTAAAGTCTATTCCCAGTGACAGCTTAGAAGCGTCAGATATAGATGGTGCCAATACTTTGCAAAAAATTAAGCATATCATTTTGCCTTTACTAATGCCATCCTTTACGATCAATATTCTTTTATCGTTAATTGGATCTTTAAAATTATTCGAGTTGATTTTTATTATGACAACAGGAGGACCTGCACGTAGCAGTGAGAACTTACCCGTATTAATTTTCAATGAGGCTTTCTCATTTGGAAAACACGGTTATGCTGCAGCATTGAATGTTATACAGTTCTTCATGATTTTAGGTATATCAGTTGTTATTATGCTGCTATTGAGAAGAAGAGAAGTCGAATACTAA
- a CDS encoding carbohydrate ABC transporter permease, whose protein sequence is MEINNKLAKVIIWFFFCILAFIILYPIYGIVTVALKSTSDYYTDPLGIPTVLYLENFKEAFQRSNMLVNFFNSIVYTFVSCGLGAILSLFIAYPLARKRVKYHNALYGLFTASLIMPPSLVPLYKIMQTLNLTNTYQGMIMFYMGTGIAFSVFVLTGFVKLIPKELDEAAEIDGCGYFRYILKIVFPLSKSSIATVIMLNALNVWNDFVYPYLFITKKNMRTLATGLYMFLGEYSNELTVFAAAVVIMAIPITIFYVTMQKQITESLAKGAVKG, encoded by the coding sequence ATGGAAATAAATAATAAGTTAGCTAAGGTAATTATATGGTTCTTTTTTTGCATATTAGCATTCATCATTTTGTATCCCATTTATGGAATAGTAACCGTAGCCCTAAAATCAACGAGTGATTATTATACTGATCCCTTAGGTATTCCAACAGTGCTGTATCTTGAAAACTTTAAAGAAGCATTCCAGAGATCAAACATGCTGGTTAACTTTTTTAATAGTATTGTTTATACATTTGTTTCTTGTGGATTAGGAGCTATCTTATCACTATTTATTGCTTATCCTCTAGCTCGTAAGCGAGTAAAGTATCATAACGCACTATATGGTTTATTCACTGCTAGCTTAATTATGCCCCCATCATTAGTGCCCTTATATAAGATTATGCAGACTCTTAATCTTACCAACACCTATCAAGGGATGATCATGTTTTATATGGGAACTGGTATAGCTTTTTCTGTATTTGTGCTGACAGGTTTTGTGAAACTAATACCCAAGGAATTGGATGAAGCTGCAGAAATAGATGGATGTGGTTATTTTAGATATATACTAAAAATTGTTTTTCCACTATCCAAATCCTCCATAGCAACAGTGATTATGTTGAATGCTCTTAATGTGTGGAATGATTTTGTTTATCCCTATCTATTCATAACAAAGAAAAACATGCGTACTCTTGCCACAGGCTTATACATGTTTTTAGGAGAATATTCTAATGAATTAACGGTTTTTGCAGCAGCTGTGGTTATTATGGCTATACCAATAACAATATTCTATGTAACCATGCAAAAACAAATTACTGAGAGTTTAGCTAAGGGAGCAGTTAAAGGGTAG
- a CDS encoding glycoside hydrolase family 130 protein: MKLKKYENNPIIAPIEDNAWESLVACNPGAWYEDGKFYLLYRAAGDDEEHYIYLGLAESKDGFNFKRVSDQPVLSPSKDGADAGCVEDPRIIKLDDTYYVTYAYRPFPPGRYWEFAPDEVRTFDVPDSSPLCLKKNIANTGLAISKDLKSFTKLGRITRTDLDDRDVILFPEKVNGKYVRLNRPKEWIGEAYGCEHPAIWISFSEDMMEWNECQLLIKGEHDWEKKIGGSTPPLKTDQGWLTLYHGVDDEGIYRVGVMLLDLDDPTKVIARASDFIMEPEFEYETKGFYNGCVFPTGNVIVNDTLYVYYGGADKYCCVATCSVSELLDYVQKFK, translated from the coding sequence ATGAAACTAAAAAAATATGAAAATAATCCAATTATAGCACCAATTGAAGATAATGCTTGGGAAAGTCTAGTGGCTTGTAATCCAGGAGCATGGTATGAGGATGGTAAGTTCTATCTTTTATATAGAGCTGCTGGAGATGATGAAGAGCATTATATCTATTTAGGATTAGCTGAAAGTAAAGATGGTTTTAATTTCAAGCGTGTATCGGATCAACCAGTCTTATCACCAAGTAAAGATGGAGCAGATGCAGGATGTGTAGAAGATCCAAGAATCATAAAATTGGATGATACGTATTATGTTACATATGCTTATCGACCATTTCCACCAGGACGCTATTGGGAATTTGCACCTGATGAAGTGCGCACCTTTGATGTACCTGACAGTTCACCGCTATGTTTAAAAAAGAATATCGCGAACACTGGATTAGCTATATCAAAAGATCTAAAGAGCTTTACCAAGCTAGGAAGAATTACTCGTACAGATTTAGATGATCGAGATGTAATTCTATTTCCTGAAAAAGTTAATGGCAAATATGTTAGACTTAATCGTCCTAAAGAATGGATAGGTGAAGCATACGGTTGTGAACATCCTGCTATATGGATAAGTTTCTCAGAAGATATGATGGAATGGAATGAATGTCAGTTACTTATCAAAGGGGAGCATGATTGGGAGAAAAAAATTGGTGGAAGTACACCACCATTAAAGACAGATCAAGGTTGGTTAACATTATATCATGGTGTAGATGATGAAGGAATCTATCGTGTTGGCGTTATGCTCCTAGACTTAGATGATCCAACAAAAGTTATTGCTCGTGCTTCTGATTTCATCATGGAACCTGAATTTGAGTATGAAACTAAAGGGTTTTATAACGGCTGTGTATTCCCGACAGGTAATGTAATTGTTAATGATACATTATACGTTTATTACGGTGGTGCAGATAAATATTGTTGTGTTGCCACATGTAGCGTTTCAGAATTACTTGACTATGTTCAAAAGTTTAAATAA